AGCCAACTTTTCATAAGCAAGCCTGATCCCGAAAAATGACGCCGCCTGGATCGATAAGAAAGAAAAGCAGTTTGTCCACACCATGTCAAAGAACAGAACTACAATCAATATACAAGGCACTACTACAGAACTTTGATTTGAGCCAATATTTGTTCAAAGCTTTCAAATCGCGAATACTTCATCTTCCTCTCCTCACACCACTTTGCCAAATCGCGCTTCGCGAAAATCAAATCCGCTTCACGTGCCCCGCAACGATCAGAGTAGCCGTCGCCAATATAGACGATTCTTCCACCTGGCTTGGCGAGGCGGCGAACGTGATGGCCTTTGCAATTGCCGCATTGGCCGCAACTGTGCTCGAAATAAGGAAAGCTCACAGCGATGCGATCCGGTTGCACAAATTCGAGATGATTCGCCAGTACCGGCAGATCAAGCCTGTGTCGGGATAAGACGCGCTGGATGTAATAATCGAGGCCGTCGCTGAGCACGAACAGTGGCCAGTTTCGTTGCCGGCAAAACTCGGCAAACTCGATAAAGCCGGGCGTGAGCGCTTGCGCGTCGCAAAAGGCATCGAGCTGCTCGCGAGTAAGACGCGTGGTTGCGGCTTCGCGTTCCATGCACTCGCGTGAAGAAATTTCGCCGCGCAGCCATTGCTGCACCAGCTTTTCACACTTTGGCCAGTTTGCAAAATTTTTAAAGAGCAAATCGCCCACGTCGTTTTGGGCGAGGGTGCCGTCGAAGTCGCAGAAGATCAGCATGCAGATATTTGTAATGAAACAGTTCTTTGGCATTTTTTGTAAAGATAGCAACAAAATTTTTAATCGGCAAGCCCAAACCAGAAAAAGTGAAGTCGGACTTGCGCGCAAAAATTTCCAAATTTAAAAATCTCGTTTGCGCAAGTCCGACTTCGCAGCAGTTTCAAATAAAATCGCCCACTCGGCTTTGGAAATTCCGCAGCACGAGTGGGCGAGATTTTTTCGCAAACATCAGCGAGAAAATTTTCAGCGGCGTTTGATGGTTATCGCAATATTTTTTGCCTCAGACCAAGCTGCCAAAAATGCATCAATTGGCACGATAAATTCTTCAGTGTCGAAATTGGGGTCATTGCCGAAGATATTTTCTTCATCAAATCCACAAACAACTAGAGCATGCGAAATGTCTGCTTTATCCCAATATGGTAGAGCAGTTGTTATTACTGCAACAATGCATGGTTGCTGTTTGTCCTCCAGGTAATTTATCAAATCCTTTAACAACCAAATGTGTAGTTCGGCTTTTGTATCTGGAAGCGAGACATTAATCTGTTACAAGTCAAATCTCTGCAAAAAAAGCAAAGACTTTCAGTGGTATCCGGATTTGCCGAATCGCCCGGATTCAAGCCATTAGATTTTTTGATCCGGGCGATTCGTGAAATCCGAATACCAACAAGCTTTTCCCTGTTTGGTTCCGGCTTGTCCGGGTTGTGCATAAGTATATTGAGCGCCGGCGTACCATAATCATCAGTTATAAGCAAGTTACGCAATGTGCTCTCTTCGATTTCGCTGCCGAGAAAACTCAGCAACATCTTGACGCATGCCGGCAGGCAACTGGCGTCAAGATGTTGCTTGTGATGTGGCTTGCTGATAAAGACGTTTGGCATTCGCTCGTAATTCTTCTTTTGAAGTGGACGCTTTGAGTTTCAAATCACCGTTCTGCGCATCAACCCAAATATGCCCTACAATGCCTAAGGTTCCTCGACCAGGCAGTGAGTAAATAACCGGAACATTCCATAGCGCCAAGCCCTCGTCGCCAACCGAAAAATCAGGATCGCCGGCGTGCAGCAAGTTGCCAACGTGTATAATTAAATAATGATTTACTTGCTGACGGGCGGCAAATGCGGTGAAATTCAGCTCTCCTTTGATTTTCACCTCGAATGTAACTTTCTTTTTTGACGTGGAAACTTTGCTTGACTTAACTCGAACCGTAGCCATAATGCCTCCGTGAGATTTCTCTACTAAAGATAGGGATGAAATCTTTCAGCCGCAAGCAAAAAAATCGCCCACTGGCCTTCAGACCAAGTGGGCGATCTTTCCAAACCTATTTTAAATTGAAAATTTCAAATTTTCAATTTAAAATTCTTTTCAATCCTTCTCGGCTTCCTCCAACACCGCCTGCGCCGCAGCCAGGCGCGCAATCGGCACGCGGAACGGCGAGCAGCTCACGTAATTCTGGCCAATCTTGTGGCAGAACATCACGGTGGCGGGATCGCCGCCGTGCTCGCCGCAGATTCCAACCTTGAGTTTGGGCCTGGTGGCGCGGCCGCGTTCGACGGCCCATTCCATCAATTTGCCGACACCATTCTGATCGAGCGTTTCAAACGGATCGTCTTCGAGAATCTCGTGCTCGACGTAGTACGGCAGGAAACGGCCGGCGTCATCGCGCGAAAGCCCAAACGTCGTTTGCGTCAAATCGTTGGTGCCAAAACTGAAGAACTCGGCTTCCTTGGCGATTTGATCTGCCACCACCGCAGCGCGCGGCAGTTCGATCATCGTGCCGATCATGTAATCGACTTGCGTGCCTTTTTCCGCAAAAACTTTTTCGGCGGTTTCACGCACGACTTGGGCTTGCAGCCGCAATTCATTGAGATGAGCGACGAGCGGAATCATGATCTCGGGCAAGACTTCTTTGCCGCGCAACTTCACTTCGCAGGCGGCTTCGAGAATGGCGCGCGCTTGCATTTCGGTGATTTCGGGATAAACGACGCCGAGACGGCAGCCGCGATGGCCGAGCATTGGGTTGAACTCGTGCAGCGCTTCGACTTTAGCCTTGACTTTTTCGACAGGTACGCCAATTTTAGCGGCAAGATCAGCCTGCTCGTGTTCGGTGTGCGGGAGAAACTCATGCAGTGGCGGGTCGAGCGTGCGAATCGTGACCGGCAAGCCGTCCATCACTTCAAAGATGCCAACGAAATCCTGACGCTGCATCGGCAACAATTTATCGAGCGCGCGACGGCGGCCAGCTTCGTCGTCGGCGAGAATCATCTCGCGCACGGCGTCGATGCGGTCGCCGCCGAAGAACATGTGCTCGGTGCGGCACAGGCCGATGCCCTCGGCGCCAAATGCAATGGCGTTGGCGGCTTGATCCGGTTGATCGGCGTTGGTGCGAACATTGAGCTTGCGGATGCTGTCGGCCCAATTCATGATCGTCTCGTAAATCCGGAACGTGGCCGAATCTTCGCGGTGCATGGTTTTGTCAATGAGCACCTGCAAAATTTCTGAGGGCCTGGTTTTGATCTGGCCGGCAATGACTTCGCCGGTGGTGCCGTCGATGGAAATCCAATCACCTTCGCGCAGCGTTTGGCCTTTCACCGTCATCGTGCGGCTGCGATAGTCAATTTCCAGCGTGCTGCAGCCGGCGACGCAAACTTTGCCCATTTGCCGCGCCACGAGCGCCGCGTGCGAGGTCATGCCGCCGCGCGCGGTGAGAATGCCTTCCGCAGCGTCCATGCCTTTGATGTCTTCCGGCGAGGTTTCGATGCGCACGAGAATGACTTTCTCGCCGTTCTTTTTCCACTCGACGGCATCGGGCGCGTTGAAGACGATGCGACCGCTCGCGGCGCCGGGGCCGGCGTTCAAGCCTTTGGCCAAAACCTTGCCGGCATGCACGGCTTCTTCTTTTTGCTTGGCATCAAAAACCGGGCGCAGCAGTTGGTTGAGCGCTTTGGGGTCGAGACGGCGCAGCGCCTCTTCTTTTTTGATGAGCTTCTCCTGCACCATGTCGTGCGCAATCTTGAACGCCGCGAAACCGGTGCGCTTGCCGTTGCGGGTTTGCAGCATCCACAGCTTGCCGTTTTGCACGGTGAACTCGACGTCTTGCATGTCTTTGTAATGGCGCTCGAGCTTCTGGCGGATCGTTAGGAGTTGCTTGTAAACCTCCGGCATCTCCTGCTCCAGGCGCGCGATCGGCTCCGGTGTGCGAATGCCGGCCACGACGTCTTCGCCTTGCGCGTTGATGAGATATTCGCCGTAGAAAATATTTTCGCCGGTCGCCGGATCGCGCGTGAACGCCACGCCGGTGCCGCAATCTTCGCCCATGTTGCCGAACACCATCGCTTGCACGTTGACCGCGGTGCCCCAATCTTCGGGAATGTCGTAGAGCTTGCGATACGCAATGGCGCGCTCGTTCATCCACGAGCTGAACACGGCGCCGACCGCGCCCCAGAGTTGTTCCATCGGATCATCCGGAAAGTCATGGCCGGTGCGGGCTTTGATTGCTGCTTTGAATTCGGCCACCAACTCTTTCAGCGCTTGTGCGGAGAGATCGTTGTCATATTTTGCTCCGGCGGCATGCTTCTTCGCTTCGAGAATTTCCTCGAACGGATCGATCTCATCTTTGTGCTGCGGCTTGAGGCCAAGCACGACGTCGCCATACATCGCGACAAACCGGCGGTAGCAATCGTAAGCAAAACGCTCGTTGCCGGTTTTCGCAATCAAGCCTTGCACGGTCTCGTCATTCAAGCCGAGATTGAGCACGGTATCCATCATGCCGGGCATCGAGGCGCGCGCGCCGGAGCGCACGGATACCAGCAGCGGGTTTTCCGTATCGCCGAACCTGGCGCCCATGATTTTCTCAATGTGCTGCATGGCTTTCGCTACCTCGGCGCGCAAGGTTTTTGGATAGGTGCGCTGGTTGGCGTAAAAGTAGGTGCAAACTTCCGTGGTAATCGTGAAGCCGGCGGGCACCGGCAGGCCAAGGCTTGCCATCTCGTGGAGATTGGCGCCTTTGCCGCCGAGCAGATTTCTCATTTCGGCGTGGCCTTCGGCCTTGCCGCCGCCAAAGGCATAAACATATTTGGTAGCCAGCTTACCGTTGCGTGACAGCCGATTTTTCTTCGGCGCCACCTTATTATTATTCCGCGTCTTCGTTGTAGGTTTCTTCTTGGTTTTGACAACTGCCATCTCGTGATACTCCTTCTTAAAAATTGAGTGGTTTATTCAAACAAGTCTGAAAAATTCCCAACAACATTATCAAAAGATTTTCCGGCAAAAAACGTGCGACTTCCTGATAACTAAGGCCAACGGCTAAAAAGACGACCAACAGGTTTTATCCATTGGTCGCTTTTCCATTCATCGGAAAAATTTTTGCGGGGTTGCACCCCCTTTGTGGTTTTTTTAGTGTTTCGCTTTCCCGCCATTCAAAACCGCTTTGTAGTTTTCGGTGTTGAGCAAAATCTCCACGGCTTTTTTGATTGCCGCATCGTCGTCAAAGGTCACTTCGACCTGGGCGCGGGCGCCGAAAAGCTTGGCGGCAATTTCGCGCTCCAGTTCCCGGCGAATGTATTCCTGGCTGTTGGTATAATCATCTTCTTTTTCACGTTGCAGTGCCTGCTCCAGGGCGGTGATGCTGCCCTGAATGTCTTTGAGATAACCTTCTTTATCCGCGGCCTTCTTCAGCTCCGCCAATTGCAATTCACTCTGCGAGGTGTAGGTGAATTTCTTGTCGCTGGCAAACTGGCGAAATTCTTTGAGAATATTGTCGTCAATCCGGAACTCGCTTTGTTTTAAATTAGGATGCTTGCCGGCATACGCCACGGCAAAATTGAACGTGACGGCTTTGTAGCGCAGCGCGGATTCAAAGCGATTGAGTTTCTCGCTGGCAACTTCGATATCGGGTTTGATGCCGCCGCCGCCGTACACCACGCGCCCGCTTTTGGTGCGGAAAATCTGCGCTGGTGTTTTGGCGGTATCCGGCGCTGCCACCGTCTCCGTCAAATCGCCTTCTTCGGCGCTGGCCAAAAGCAGATCATCGTCTGCCGGCCGCGGCCGGTCTTTTTGAATGCATCGCCCGCTGGGCACATAATATTTTGCCGTGGTAATTTTGAGCGCGGCGTCGCGATTGAGCGAGACCACGGTTTGCACCAGCCCCTTGCCGAAGGTTGAGGCACCGATGATGACGCCGCGGTCGAGATCTTGAATCGCACCGGCGACGATTTCGGAGGCCGAAGCGCTGTTCTCATTCACCAAAACCACCAGCGGCAGCGTGCCGGCTTGCGGTTCTTTGCCGGAACGATATTCCTTGACACTACCTTCAATGCGGCCCTTGGTGGAGACAATCAGGGCGCCTTTCTCCACAAAATTTTCGGAAACTTCCACCGCTGCCTCGAGCAAGCCGCCGGGATTGTTGCGCAAATCCAGAATCAGGGCTTGCAGGCCCTGCGATTTGAGATCGCGAATCGCCTGGTTCACTTCATAGCCGGCGTTCTTCGAGAAGCGCGACAGCTTGAGATAACCGATGCCGTCACGAATAATGCCGGAATACGTCACGTCGTGAATCGTGATTTCAGCGCGAATCAAATGAAACTCGATGGGCAGCGGTTCGCCCTCGCGTACCACTTTGATGTCAACTGCCGTGCCGACTTCGCCGCGCAAGCGATTGGCCACTTCATCCACTTTCATGCCTTTTGTTGAAACACCGTTGACTTCGATGATGCGGTCGCCCTCACGCAGGCCGGCTTTCTGCGCCGGTGTGCCGGCAACCGGCTGCTCGACCACCGTCGGCCAGCCGTCGCGCGTGCTGATCACCATGCCGACGCCGCCATATTTGCCATGAGTGATGATTTGCAGTTGGGCGTTGTCTTCCTTTTCAATCAAAACGGTGTACGGATCGAGTGTGCCCAACATGCCGTTGATGCCGGCTTTCATGAATTTATCGGGATCGACCGGATCGACGTATTTGCGCGAAATTTCCTGATAGATCAGGCCGAAGACTTCGATGTTCTTGCGGATTTCATGCACGTAATCGGCGCTGACGCTCACGCCCCAATCGACAGCCCAGCCGGCGACAGTAAGTGCGGCGGCGCATAATACGACGAGGAAGGCGGTTCGTTTTTTTAACATGGGTTTATCTCCTGGTTGCTTGTTGCTCGTTGCTGGTCGCTGGTCGCCGGAAAACAAGCGACCAGTAACCAGCAACCAGTTTCATATTTTCAAATCAAAACGCTGGCGCAAAGTTGCCTTGACTTCCTGCGAAACGGCGTCAAGACTCTGTGTACCATCTAAGACGACGAAACGCTGAGGTTCGGCTTGGGCGAGCTGCAAATAACCCTGCAGAACGCGTTCGTGAAAAGCTCGATCTTCGCGCTCGAGCCGGTCAAGCGCCTTGCCGCTCTGTCGCTGGCGCGTTTCGGCGACGGCGAGCGGGATGTGCAATAAAAACGTCACATCCGGCAAAAGTTCCCACGTCACGAAACGATTGATGCGGCGCACGAAGTCCAAATCAATTTGACGGCCAAAGCCCTGAAACGCCGTGGTGGAATCGACGAAGCGGTCGGCGATGATGATTTTTCCGGCCGCCAACAGCGGCTGGATTTTTTCTTTGGTAATTTGCGCCCGCGCCGCTGAGTAAAGCAAAATCTCCGTACGCTCCGTCATGCCGCTGTGCTTGGCGTCGAGCAAAATTTGGCGAATCGCCTCGGCAATCTCGACGCCGCCCGGCTCCCGCAGCAGCTCGGTGTCGTAGCCGACGGCGCGCAACGTTTCAAACAACCGCCGCGCTTGCTCGGTTTTGCCGGAGAAGTCGATGCCTTCGAAGGAGATGAAGATGCCGGAAAAACTTTTCATTTTAAAATCTGCACTGGATATTTATGAATAATCTCATCATCTGTCATTAACATCAAACCATGAACATTAGCCTGACAAATCATCATTCGATCAAATGGATCACGATGAATGGACGGAAGTTGAGCAAGGTGGGCTACACTTTTTTCATCCAGTGTTAAACTCAAAATCTGATGCTTTTCTCGCTGAACCGGTAAATATACTTCTGGCGGTTGCGGCAACTGGAGCTTGCCGAGATGGTATTTAATGATAGCTTCCCATATCGACACGACGCTCAAATAAACTTCATTGTTCAAGTCTTGAATGCTGGCGCGTTTATCATCCGACAGACGTTTGTCCCCGCTGATGTACCAGAGAAAAATATGCGCATCTAATAAAAGCTTCATCGGCCTTCAAATTCAGCTATGATACGTTCCGGCAAAGGTTCATTGAAATCATCGGGAACAGTAAATTCTCCGGCGCAGAGGCCAAATGGCCGCAACTTTTTTGAAGTCGAATCAATCGAATTGAGAGTGATCGGCTTCATCTCTGCAACCGGTTTCCCAGCTTTTACAATCACCAGCGTTTCGCCGGCTTCTACACGATGCAAATACACCGGCAAATCGCGCTTCATTTCATCAACACTGATTTGAATCATCATTTACCGCCTTATCATTAATCGAACTCGAATCATTGCCTCTAAAATATAGTAAAATACATGGGATAATCAAAAGCCATTTTGAGCCTCTCGCCTGCTCGGTGACGAATAATTTCAGAAAGATGCGTCATCCAGGTAGTGGCGTTCGTCATCCACGCCGAACTGCTTCAGCAAGCGCTTCAGATTTACGCAATTGCCCCAGTTGGCAAATTTGCATCAAGGCCATCAATTCAATGATAAACTCAAACATGCAAAAATTTCCACTTACCGCCTTTGAAGCGCCAATAATAAAGTGCGAGGCGGATGGTCTCGTCAAGCAACTGCACGCCCCAAATGCAGAGCAGGCCCAAAAACGCCCGCTGGGCGCCGTGCAAAATGCCGAAGACGATCACCCAATTCAAACCGATTTCGAGCAAAAAGGCGCTGGCGACGGTCATCCACATCAGCCAGCGCAAATCGCCGGCGCCGCGCAAATTGCCGACGACGACGTAGTTCACGGCCTTCGGAACTTGCGTCAACGCAAAAACCAACATCGCAAAGCTGCCGGTGTGAATGACTTCCGGATCATTCGTAAATACACTCATAAGCTGCCGCGAAAAAAACCAGAGAATCAACCCCACTGCCACGACGCTGATGAACATCACGGTGCTGGAAACTTCAGCCGTGTGCTGCGCCAGGCGGCGGTCGGCGGCGCCGAGGTTTTTTCCCATCAGCGTCATCGCGCCCATGCCGAAGCCCATGTAGAGCATCGACAGAATCGCTTGAATGCGC
This genomic stretch from candidate division KSB1 bacterium harbors:
- a CDS encoding cysteine peptidase family C39 domain-containing protein encodes the protein MPNVFISKPHHKQHLDASCLPACVKMLLSFLGSEIEESTLRNLLITDDYGTPALNILMHNPDKPEPNREKLVGIRISRIARIKKSNGLNPGDSANPDTTESLCFFCRDLTCNRLMSRFQIQKPNYTFGC
- the ppdK gene encoding pyruvate, phosphate dikinase; its protein translation is MAVVKTKKKPTTKTRNNNKVAPKKNRLSRNGKLATKYVYAFGGGKAEGHAEMRNLLGGKGANLHEMASLGLPVPAGFTITTEVCTYFYANQRTYPKTLRAEVAKAMQHIEKIMGARFGDTENPLLVSVRSGARASMPGMMDTVLNLGLNDETVQGLIAKTGNERFAYDCYRRFVAMYGDVVLGLKPQHKDEIDPFEEILEAKKHAAGAKYDNDLSAQALKELVAEFKAAIKARTGHDFPDDPMEQLWGAVGAVFSSWMNERAIAYRKLYDIPEDWGTAVNVQAMVFGNMGEDCGTGVAFTRDPATGENIFYGEYLINAQGEDVVAGIRTPEPIARLEQEMPEVYKQLLTIRQKLERHYKDMQDVEFTVQNGKLWMLQTRNGKRTGFAAFKIAHDMVQEKLIKKEEALRRLDPKALNQLLRPVFDAKQKEEAVHAGKVLAKGLNAGPGAASGRIVFNAPDAVEWKKNGEKVILVRIETSPEDIKGMDAAEGILTARGGMTSHAALVARQMGKVCVAGCSTLEIDYRSRTMTVKGQTLREGDWISIDGTTGEVIAGQIKTRPSEILQVLIDKTMHREDSATFRIYETIMNWADSIRKLNVRTNADQPDQAANAIAFGAEGIGLCRTEHMFFGGDRIDAVREMILADDEAGRRRALDKLLPMQRQDFVGIFEVMDGLPVTIRTLDPPLHEFLPHTEHEQADLAAKIGVPVEKVKAKVEALHEFNPMLGHRGCRLGVVYPEITEMQARAILEAACEVKLRGKEVLPEIMIPLVAHLNELRLQAQVVRETAEKVFAEKGTQVDYMIGTMIELPRAAVVADQIAKEAEFFSFGTNDLTQTTFGLSRDDAGRFLPYYVEHEILEDDPFETLDQNGVGKLMEWAVERGRATRPKLKVGICGEHGGDPATVMFCHKIGQNYVSCSPFRVPIARLAAAQAVLEEAEKD
- a CDS encoding S41 family peptidase, with amino-acid sequence MLKKRTAFLVVLCAAALTVAGWAVDWGVSVSADYVHEIRKNIEVFGLIYQEISRKYVDPVDPDKFMKAGINGMLGTLDPYTVLIEKEDNAQLQIITHGKYGGVGMVISTRDGWPTVVEQPVAGTPAQKAGLREGDRIIEVNGVSTKGMKVDEVANRLRGEVGTAVDIKVVREGEPLPIEFHLIRAEITIHDVTYSGIIRDGIGYLKLSRFSKNAGYEVNQAIRDLKSQGLQALILDLRNNPGGLLEAAVEVSENFVEKGALIVSTKGRIEGSVKEYRSGKEPQAGTLPLVVLVNENSASASEIVAGAIQDLDRGVIIGASTFGKGLVQTVVSLNRDAALKITTAKYYVPSGRCIQKDRPRPADDDLLLASAEEGDLTETVAAPDTAKTPAQIFRTKSGRVVYGGGGIKPDIEVASEKLNRFESALRYKAVTFNFAVAYAGKHPNLKQSEFRIDDNILKEFRQFASDKKFTYTSQSELQLAELKKAADKEGYLKDIQGSITALEQALQREKEDDYTNSQEYIRRELEREIAAKLFGARAQVEVTFDDDAAIKKAVEILLNTENYKAVLNGGKAKH
- a CDS encoding type II toxin-antitoxin system prevent-host-death family antitoxin; its protein translation is MIQISVDEMKRDLPVYLHRVEAGETLVIVKAGKPVAEMKPITLNSIDSTSKKLRPFGLCAGEFTVPDDFNEPLPERIIAEFEGR
- a CDS encoding MtnX-like HAD-IB family phosphatase, with amino-acid sequence MLIFCDFDGTLAQNDVGDLLFKNFANWPKCEKLVQQWLRGEISSRECMEREAATTRLTREQLDAFCDAQALTPGFIEFAEFCRQRNWPLFVLSDGLDYYIQRVLSRHRLDLPVLANHLEFVQPDRIAVSFPYFEHSCGQCGNCKGHHVRRLAKPGGRIVYIGDGYSDRCGAREADLIFAKRDLAKWCEERKMKYSRFESFEQILAQIKVL
- a CDS encoding type II toxin-antitoxin system VapC family toxin, with translation MKLLLDAHIFLWYISGDKRLSDDKRASIQDLNNEVYLSVVSIWEAIIKYHLGKLQLPQPPEVYLPVQREKHQILSLTLDEKSVAHLAQLPSIHRDPFDRMMICQANVHGLMLMTDDEIIHKYPVQILK
- the tmk gene encoding dTMP kinase, producing the protein MKSFSGIFISFEGIDFSGKTEQARRLFETLRAVGYDTELLREPGGVEIAEAIRQILLDAKHSGMTERTEILLYSAARAQITKEKIQPLLAAGKIIIADRFVDSTTAFQGFGRQIDLDFVRRINRFVTWELLPDVTFLLHIPLAVAETRQRQSGKALDRLEREDRAFHERVLQGYLQLAQAEPQRFVVLDGTQSLDAVSQEVKATLRQRFDLKI